The Intestinibaculum porci DNA window CGAAATTGCCATCTAAAGAAAGGGGAACAAGATGATTACAATCATTGTGGCCGCCGATCAGGATTTACTGATCGGGAAAGCAGGCACCCGTAATGGTATGCCTTGGGATAATAAAGAAGACTTAGCGCACTTTAAAAAGACAACTTTAAACCATACTGTTTTATTTGGAATGAATACTTTTAAAGCGATGGGAATGCGCGCGCTTCCTAAACGTCATACCATTTTAATAACGCATCAGGATTACCAAAATGACAAAGTGGAAGTGCGTCATGACTTTGATGAAGTGATTCAGGAATATAAAAATAAACAGGAAGATTTATTTATTTGCGGCGGTGCCGGTATTTATAAACAGGCTTTACCGGTCGCTGATACTTTATTATTATCGCGGATTCCGGGAAAACATGAAGGGGAAACGTATTTCCCTGATTTTAAAGAGTATGGTTATACATTAGTAGAGACAACACCGTATGAAACATTTACTCTGGAAACATATCGTAGGGGAGCAACATGTTAAGACTTGTATTTATTGTTATTCGTTTTATCTTTGAAATACCATTTTTATTAGTACAGATCAAAAAATATAAAAATCATCCAGAAAAGTATTCTATAGAAGAACGTATTGGCTGGACTCGTAAACTGCTTCGTAAAGCTACCAAACGCGCAAGAGTAGATTTACAGATCTCAGGGGTCGAAAACGTGCCTCAAGAAGGTGGTTATCTGATTACACCTAACCATCAGGGGTTATTTGATATTCTTGCTTTGTTTAATGCTTTAGATGTCCCTTTTAAGATTGTCTATAAAGAAGAGTTACGAAAAGTAGGTTTAGCGGCCGATGTCTTAGACTTTATGGAATATCATGCGATTGTCCGTAATAACTTAAGACAGTCGATGAAAGTCATTCGGACAACCAGTAAAGAAATGAAAGAAGGCATGCCGGCGGTCATCTTCCCTGAAGGCACCCGTTCAAAAAAAGGCAATAGTTTAAATGAATTTAAAGGCGGCAGTTTTAAAGCAGCTATTGATGCGAAAGTGCCAATTGTTCCTTGCGCGATGATTGACTGCTTTAGAGTATTAGATTATAACTCATTAAAGAAAGTCCATTGTCAGATTCATTTCTTTAAACCATTAACTTATGAAGATTATAAAGATATGAATTCCACCGAAATTGCGAATTACGTAGAAAATACGATTCAGGATTACATTAACGCACATGATTAGTGCGTTTTTCTTTTAAGGAGTCTTATGAAAGTCATTGATTTATCCTATACAATATCAGAAGAGAGTAAAGTATTTCCCGGTGATCCGACGCCCCAGTTACAAATTATCAATACCATTGAACAAGATGGTTTCAAACAGACATTGCTCACGTTTGTAACCCATACAGGAACGCATATTGATGCCCCGGCACATGTCTTTAAAGACGGTAAAACCCTTGATGCATTTTTGCCCGAGTCGTTTATTGGTGCAGCTTTAGTCATAGACTACCACAATAAATCACCTATTACGATGGATGATTTATATGCCACTGGTGATTTATATAAGCAGGCTGATTTTCTTTTATTTCATCAAAGTGATGGTCAGTATTTACAGGATTATGCTGTTTTAGATGAAGAGGTGCTTGATTATCTTGTTCATGCCCCTTATAAAGGCATTGTTTTTGATGTCATGAGCATAGATCCAATAGATGATGAAACACTCTATCGTCATAAGAAGATTTTGCAGACAAATAAGATCATGATCGAAAATCTCAAGAACTTAAGTCAATGCGGTCATCAGCTTTTTACCTTATATGCACTTCCGTTAAAGATGAAAGCAAGCGATGGAGCGCCAGCTAGAGTGATGGCTATACTTGATGCATAAATGTCTCTAGAAAAGGGAGACATTTTATGTTAATCTGTAGTTAGGTAAAACTAACTATCGGAAGCAATAAGATGAAAATAACTCATAATACTATTGCAGAAACATTAATAATCCCCTTATATGGACGTAGTTTAGGCATTGCTTTCTTTCCTCAGCTTTATCAGGATCCCTATACAAAGGTAATGATCAAATCTTTAGACTATGACTTGACCGCCTTAGAGAAAAAGAAACACACTTTCTTTTATCGTTTTGGCGCCTTAGAAGGTATTCTTCGCTCCTGTGATGTCTTAGAAGAAATGGATGCTTATATTAAAGCCCATCCCCGTGCCGCTATCGTCAACTTAGGCTGTGGTTTAGATGTGACACCGCTTATTAAAAAGGATCAGGAAATCACGATTTATAATGTCGATGTTCCAGAAGTCATTGCCTTACGCCATGCTTTGTTAGCGGATGCTCATGAACATAATATTGCCGGTGATTTAAAAGACTTATCATGGGCAAAAGCTATTGATGCCTCGCATGGCGTATTTCTTTTTGCGGCCGGGGTCTTTGTCTACTGGCATGAGGAAGAAGTCTACAATTTTATTAATGCTCTTAAAACACTTTTTTCTGCTGGTGTCCTTGTCTTTGATACCTTAGGGAAACTTGGTATGAAAGTGTTAATGAAGAAAACATTGCATAATATGGGAATTGAAGATGTAGAAGGCCTCTTTTACTTGGATCATTTCCCAAAGTCATGGTCAGTGAAATACTATCTGACCGGCTATGTTCCTTTAAAAGAAAAGGGAATCCCATTATCCTTGCGGATGACGGCTTATCTCTTTGATCATCTTTTTAAAATGCATATTTGTAAGTGTGATCTTTAAAGAAATGCGTCATGAAATATCTGATGCAAACATACTTATTTGAAAAAGTAAGCACGTTTGCATCAGGGCACTATGGAAAAATGAAGAAAAACAGTGAAATGTGTTGGGCATTGTGTTATAATGAAACGCGTGCTGGGGGCTTAGCTCAGTTGGGAGAGCGCCTGCGTCGCATGCAGGAGGTCACGGGTTCAACTCCCGCAGCTTCCACCAGTTGATCATCATGAGCGGTTTATTCCGCTCTTTTTGTTTTCCTTGTTTTATTTTTGTAAAGTGCTTTGTTTTTGTAATGATAATAATGCAAAAGTGGTAAAATAAAGACATCAGGAGGAAATATCATGAAGAAAACATTATTATGTGGTTTATTAACAGCTGGCATGATGCTTGTTAACAATAACGGCGTGCAAGCTGCTGGCAGTAAAATGTATGTTTTAACGAAGGTACAGTATGATCAAAATTACTTATTTCAGGGTAAGGCTTCCACTTCTTATGGATACAATGCCAAAGGTCTTGTTACGAAGGAAACCCACAATTGGCCTAACTCCATCATGAAAGGGACTTATTCTTATACTTATAATGGTAATAATCGTATTGTGAAAACATCCGGCGGCACGAAATTAACGTATAAAGGCAGTAAGTTAGTGAAAATTGGTGATAAGAAACTGACTTACAATAAGAAAGGACAGCTGATCAAAGCGGGGCATGATCCTGAAACAAAGTTTACTTACAATAGGAAAGGGCAGCTTTGGAAAGCACAGTATGTCAATGGGTTTGAAATTTTCCCAACTTATGAATATGATGGGAAAGGGCAGTTAAAGACCTTCAGAATGGATGGCCCTAATGGGGAAAAGGGTGATGTCATAACTTATAAGAATGTTTATCGTGGCTCACTTCTTGTCAAGCAAAATTATACGTACAAGAAAGAAGGTAAGAAGAATGCTTTAAAAGGAACGATTACTTACTACTATAAGAAAGTCAATGTTCCTTATGCTTTGAAAAAACGTGTTCTTGCGCAACAAAGTGCACTTCATTACGCTGGTAATGGTGATTATTACGGGATGTACTGGACTAACTACTTCTTCTATATGGCTTAATCAATCAGGATCTATGATCCTGATTATTTTTTTAAGATGTATTGCTTTTTTATTGTATTGAAATATATATGGTAAAATAGCAGTAAAGAGGTGAGGGCAATGAAGAGAATATTCATGGGGATGATGATCATGCTTTGTATGAGTATGACAAATGTCCATGCATTTGGGACGACTATTCATGGCTTAAATGGGCAGTTAAGTGATGAGGAATTAAAGCGTGACAAGCAAGCTTATCATCCTTTTATTGATGATTTTGAAACTATTGATGATGCGCAAGGTACACAGGATGAACTTTGGTATTATGAAAACTTACGTGTTCATCAGGTCAATGGCGTACAGTACATCAATTTACTCAATGAGAACTGGAAAAATGATGATATCAGTCCTTACCATCGCGGAATGGAGATTATTCGCTATGTCGGAAACGAGCGGATGATTGATTTACGGAAGCTGAGAGATCATGAGGTTGTTAGAATCATTGATGGGAATGTCTTTAAGAAAATGCAAAAAGTCATTGTTCCAGCGACTGTCATTTATGCCGGGAAGAATGCTTTTGGAAAGGCAAAAGTCATCAAAGATCAACATTTACATAAGGATCGTGATGGCTGTTATCGCTACTACTATCAGATCTCTCAAAGGAAAAAGATTTATGCCGGCAATGTCACGCATTTGCTTTTAAAAAATAAAGGCGTCAAAAAGGTGAAAAGCGAAGCGGTTGATGAGATGTTTGTCGCATACAAGATGACGATCAAAAAAGGATAGACCGTGCCTTTAGATATACGCATGCAGACAAAAGATCATAAAACTTATACCATTTCGCATCGCTATCTGAAGATTAAAAAAGGTTATGAGAAAGCGACGAAAGGACAATCCATGTTAGTAAAAGGCAATAAGGTGCGTGGACTGCGAAAAAATGATCGGTTAACGTTAGAGATTTCTCCTAACACGATGACACCTTTTGAATATCTTGATATAGATATTACGGTGCGCTAGGAGGGGATAAGATGATTGGGCTTAATCAAAGAGAGTTAACGCAGGATACACAGGGACTTTTATCAAAGAAGGATTTTGTTAGTCAATTTGGTGATATTGATAAACAATATTTGTATTATTTGGTAAGACATCATAAAAGTCATCAGTATTACTATGATTATGATTTAACGCCTAACTGGCGTAAGACTGGCAAGATTGGTGTATTAGGAGATAGACTGATTGGTTTAAACAAACAAAAGGCAACGGTTGATCTGCGCAATTTTGAAAAGGAAAGTCATGGCCTTGCTTTAAGAACGATCGCAAAAGAAGCTTTTCAGACAAAGACATTAAAGAAAGTGATCTTACCGAATACCGTGACTTACGTTGCACCAGGGGCTTTTGGTAAAGCAAAAGTGATCAAGGCCAAGGCTTTACAAAAACAAAAAGATGGCAGTTATGAATATGTTTATCACTTAAAGAAGAATGTGAAAGAGCGGACAATTCAGGATTTCTATAATACAAATAAGTCTATCCAATCTTTAGGCGGTGATGAAACATATCGTCATCGCTATCAGATGACAATGCGTAAAGGACAAACAATAACGCTTTGCTCTACAATCAAAGTGGGAAAAAAGAGTTATGTGATGCCTGACTTGTATCTTGTTTATAAAACAGACAATAAAGCAATTGTGAAAATAACGAAAGGAAAGATGAAAGCTTTACAAAGCGGAGAAACCACTATTTCTGCTTATTTATCAACCAAAGTGCGTGATCCAGCCTACCAATTGCAAGTGATCATTAAGTGAGGATGAGCCCATCCTCACTTTTAAAAACATCTTTTTTGAGTAAGATTGTAGGCAATTGAATAGGAAGCGTGTATAATAATACCATTACACAAGGAGGATTTGCATGGAAAACTACCAGGTAAATGAGATCCTTCATGGATTTCAAATTGAAAGAAAACGTGAGATTCCTGAACAAAAGGGAATTCTTTATGAATTGACACATATAAAAACAAAAG harbors:
- a CDS encoding dihydrofolate reductase — encoded protein: MITIIVAADQDLLIGKAGTRNGMPWDNKEDLAHFKKTTLNHTVLFGMNTFKAMGMRALPKRHTILITHQDYQNDKVEVRHDFDEVIQEYKNKQEDLFICGGAGIYKQALPVADTLLLSRIPGKHEGETYFPDFKEYGYTLVETTPYETFTLETYRRGATC
- a CDS encoding lysophospholipid acyltransferase family protein, with amino-acid sequence MLRLVFIVIRFIFEIPFLLVQIKKYKNHPEKYSIEERIGWTRKLLRKATKRARVDLQISGVENVPQEGGYLITPNHQGLFDILALFNALDVPFKIVYKEELRKVGLAADVLDFMEYHAIVRNNLRQSMKVIRTTSKEMKEGMPAVIFPEGTRSKKGNSLNEFKGGSFKAAIDAKVPIVPCAMIDCFRVLDYNSLKKVHCQIHFFKPLTYEDYKDMNSTEIANYVENTIQDYINAHD
- a CDS encoding cyclase family protein, whose product is MKVIDLSYTISEESKVFPGDPTPQLQIINTIEQDGFKQTLLTFVTHTGTHIDAPAHVFKDGKTLDAFLPESFIGAALVIDYHNKSPITMDDLYATGDLYKQADFLLFHQSDGQYLQDYAVLDEEVLDYLVHAPYKGIVFDVMSIDPIDDETLYRHKKILQTNKIMIENLKNLSQCGHQLFTLYALPLKMKASDGAPARVMAILDA
- a CDS encoding class I SAM-dependent methyltransferase codes for the protein MKITHNTIAETLIIPLYGRSLGIAFFPQLYQDPYTKVMIKSLDYDLTALEKKKHTFFYRFGALEGILRSCDVLEEMDAYIKAHPRAAIVNLGCGLDVTPLIKKDQEITIYNVDVPEVIALRHALLADAHEHNIAGDLKDLSWAKAIDASHGVFLFAAGVFVYWHEEEVYNFINALKTLFSAGVLVFDTLGKLGMKVLMKKTLHNMGIEDVEGLFYLDHFPKSWSVKYYLTGYVPLKEKGIPLSLRMTAYLFDHLFKMHICKCDL